The Thermoclostridium stercorarium subsp. stercorarium DSM 8532 genome contains a region encoding:
- a CDS encoding carbohydrate ABC transporter permease gives MHRSKLNKFTVADFIMIVIIVLLCLTCVLPFVHLLSKSISDNAYVLAKKVYFLPKGINFEAYIAIFRDGQLTHSMLYSAMVTVIFTVLGLITTVMAAWPLSRRRLKGRVFFTFVIMFTMYFGAGLIPTYLLYSKLGLLNTMWVLILPLIFAPYNFLIMKTYFQSNIPDSLEESAYLDGASNTQILIKIILPISKPILATIALFLAVGRWNAYEDSKFFITKKSLHMIQYLLSMMVLTASESEKISISEASLVTTTPEVIQAAAVMFVSIPILCIYPFVQKYFVKGIMIGAIKG, from the coding sequence ATGCACAGAAGTAAACTTAATAAATTTACAGTCGCTGACTTTATAATGATTGTAATAATTGTGCTGCTGTGTTTAACATGTGTGCTGCCGTTTGTGCATCTGCTGTCGAAATCCATAAGCGATAATGCCTATGTACTGGCAAAGAAGGTATATTTCCTTCCCAAAGGCATAAACTTTGAAGCGTATATCGCAATTTTCAGGGACGGCCAGTTAACGCACTCAATGCTGTATTCTGCAATGGTTACCGTAATTTTCACGGTCCTGGGACTTATTACAACCGTAATGGCGGCATGGCCGCTGTCGAGAAGGCGGTTAAAGGGACGGGTATTTTTCACTTTTGTGATAATGTTCACTATGTATTTCGGTGCAGGCCTTATTCCCACTTACCTGTTATACAGCAAACTGGGGCTGCTTAACACGATGTGGGTTCTGATTTTGCCGCTTATATTCGCTCCGTATAACTTTCTGATTATGAAGACCTATTTCCAGAGCAATATTCCCGACAGCCTGGAAGAATCCGCATATCTGGACGGCGCGTCCAATACGCAGATTTTGATTAAAATAATTCTTCCGATTTCAAAACCAATTCTGGCGACTATTGCACTGTTTCTTGCCGTTGGCCGGTGGAACGCTTATGAGGACAGCAAATTCTTTATTACGAAAAAGTCCCTGCATATGATTCAGTATTTGCTAAGCATGATGGTACTTACCGCATCTGAAAGCGAGAAAATAAGCATTTCCGAGGCATCGCTTGTGACAACCACGCCTGAAGTCATTCAGGCGGCCGCGGTTATGTTTGTTTCAATACCCATTCTCTGTATTTATCCATTTGTTCAGAAATATTTTGTAAAGGGCATAATGATAGGTGCCATTAAAGGTTAG
- a CDS encoding radical SAM protein — MKKEAVVLNSLPYYFLDDYGILIEDLEIKGEASEAYIEYNRRYLENLNNELLPFYAKEMPDVVNEEKLENYYRAQGFTELILKVTEKCNFRCKYCVYSDYYPYTTSYGSADMTFETAKKAIDLYMKQVERQRYFVLNKIPFIAFYGGEPLLDFELVKDVIEYVKTQYGDYNVIFTVTTNGLPLEDQQIANFLKKHNVIICLSLDGYPENHDRNRIRADGRPSYDTILSIIHKSFLDYPLIYTLCCIDYRTDLFKLYDFYNNNDRINGGIYHISCGLAEYLT; from the coding sequence ATGAAAAAAGAAGCTGTAGTTTTAAATTCTTTGCCTTATTATTTCCTGGACGATTATGGCATTCTTATTGAAGATCTTGAGATAAAAGGGGAAGCGTCAGAGGCGTATATTGAATATAATCGACGATACCTTGAGAATCTTAATAATGAACTGTTGCCATTTTATGCGAAAGAAATGCCGGATGTCGTTAATGAGGAAAAGCTGGAAAATTACTATCGAGCGCAAGGTTTTACAGAGTTAATTTTAAAAGTTACAGAAAAATGCAATTTTCGTTGTAAGTACTGTGTTTATTCCGACTATTATCCATATACCACTTCTTACGGCTCTGCAGATATGACTTTTGAGACTGCAAAAAAAGCAATTGATCTATATATGAAACAAGTTGAAAGGCAAAGGTATTTTGTGTTAAACAAAATACCTTTTATTGCTTTTTATGGTGGTGAACCTTTACTTGATTTTGAACTTGTAAAAGATGTTATAGAATATGTAAAAACTCAGTACGGGGATTACAATGTGATATTCACTGTTACCACAAACGGGTTACCTCTTGAGGATCAGCAGATTGCTAATTTTTTAAAAAAACATAATGTAATTATTTGCCTAAGCTTAGACGGATATCCGGAAAATCATGACAGAAACAGAATCAGGGCTGACGGCAGGCCTTCATATGACACTATTCTTTCTATTATACATAAATCATTTTTAGACTATCCCCTTATTTATACTTTATGTTGCATAGATTATCGGACAGATCTGTTTAAATTATATGACTTTTACAATAACAATGATCGGATAAACGGGGGAATATACCACATCTCTTGCGGATTAGCAGAATATTTGACATAG
- a CDS encoding NAD(P)-dependent malic enzyme has product MSIQEEALELHRRLRGKIEIVSRVEVKDRKDLSLAYTPGVAQPCIEIQKDINLSYELTRRWNTVAVITDGTAVLGLGDIGPEAGMPVMEGKCVLFKLFGGVDAFPLCIRSKDVDEIVNTIKLIAGSFGGINLEDISSPRCFEIERRLKKGCDIPIFHDDQHGTAVVVLAALINALKIVKKDIRNISVVVNGAGAAGIAITRLLMSAGLKNVILCDRHGAIYEGCEFLNSEQALMAKVTNREKKKGTLADVLVGADVFIGVSGPNVLTGEMVRSMAKDPIVFAMANPVPEIMPDEAKAAGARVVGTGRSDFANQINNVLAFPGIFRGALDVRARDINDEMKIAASEAIASLVSDEELSPDYIIPAAFDPRVGEAVAKAVAEAARKSGVARI; this is encoded by the coding sequence ATGTCTATACAGGAAGAAGCGCTGGAGCTTCACAGAAGGCTCAGGGGAAAAATAGAAATTGTAAGCAGGGTTGAAGTGAAGGATCGGAAGGATCTTTCCCTTGCCTATACACCGGGCGTAGCTCAGCCCTGTATTGAGATACAGAAAGACATTAACCTTTCTTACGAGCTTACAAGAAGATGGAATACGGTTGCTGTTATTACCGACGGTACTGCCGTCCTGGGCCTCGGGGATATCGGCCCTGAGGCGGGGATGCCGGTTATGGAAGGGAAATGCGTTTTGTTTAAATTATTCGGGGGTGTTGACGCTTTCCCGCTTTGCATCCGTTCAAAGGACGTGGACGAAATAGTCAACACGATAAAACTGATTGCCGGCAGTTTCGGAGGCATTAACCTTGAGGATATTTCCTCGCCACGGTGCTTTGAAATTGAAAGAAGGCTGAAAAAAGGATGTGATATTCCCATTTTCCATGACGATCAGCACGGCACGGCAGTGGTTGTTCTGGCTGCACTAATTAATGCCCTGAAAATAGTTAAAAAGGACATCAGGAATATATCTGTGGTTGTAAACGGTGCAGGGGCTGCAGGTATTGCGATAACCCGCCTGCTGATGAGTGCAGGGCTTAAGAATGTAATTTTATGCGATCGCCATGGTGCAATTTACGAGGGTTGTGAATTCCTGAATTCAGAACAGGCTTTAATGGCAAAGGTGACCAACAGGGAAAAGAAAAAGGGAACTCTTGCGGACGTGCTTGTCGGCGCCGATGTATTTATAGGTGTTTCAGGGCCCAATGTGCTTACCGGTGAAATGGTAAGGTCGATGGCCAAGGATCCGATAGTGTTCGCAATGGCCAACCCCGTTCCTGAAATAATGCCTGATGAGGCGAAAGCAGCCGGGGCAAGGGTCGTAGGCACGGGGCGTTCTGATTTTGCAAACCAGATTAACAATGTGCTGGCTTTCCCGGGAATATTCAGAGGCGCGCTGGATGTAAGGGCAAGGGATATAAACGATGAAATGAAGATTGCCGCGTCGGAGGCAATTGCCTCGCTGGTGTCGGATGAGGAATTGTCTCCCGATTATATCATTCCCGCCGCTTTTGATCCGAGAGTTGGTGAAGCGGTAGCAAAAGCCGTTGCGGAGGCAGCCAGAAAATCAGGTGTGGCGAGGATATAG
- a CDS encoding Ldh family oxidoreductase yields the protein MSDKTVWIDVETLERFMVDVFKAAGVPEEDAKVCAEVLIESDKRGIDSHGINRLKTIYIDRIKDGILNPVTNIEIVREGPTTAVVDGHNGMGMVVAKKSMEMAIEKARKYGMGMVAVRNSTHYGIAGYYATMATKEGMIGITGTNARPSIAPTFGVENMLGTNPLTFGIPTDEEFPFVLDCATSITQRGKIEVYAKLGKPLPPGWVIDENGNTMTDPDETLEALTKGKAALTPLGGIGEETAGYKGYGYATVVEILSAALQSGSYLKMLTGIENGKKVPYRLGHFFIAINVSAFVELDEFKKTAGNILRELRNSKKAPGHDRIYTAGEKEYLAWLERKEKGIPINEELQKEIKTLIREFDLKGYDFPF from the coding sequence ATGTCAGACAAAACAGTATGGATTGACGTGGAAACCCTTGAAAGGTTTATGGTGGATGTGTTTAAGGCTGCGGGTGTTCCTGAAGAGGATGCCAAAGTATGCGCAGAGGTATTGATTGAGTCCGATAAGAGAGGGATTGATTCTCATGGAATTAACCGCCTGAAAACCATTTACATCGACAGAATTAAAGACGGTATTCTGAATCCCGTTACAAATATTGAAATTGTAAGGGAGGGCCCCACAACTGCTGTGGTTGACGGCCATAACGGCATGGGGATGGTTGTTGCGAAAAAATCCATGGAAATGGCGATTGAAAAAGCCAGAAAATACGGCATGGGGATGGTTGCCGTAAGAAATTCCACACATTATGGTATTGCCGGTTATTATGCTACAATGGCCACAAAGGAAGGCATGATTGGAATTACGGGAACAAATGCAAGACCGTCCATTGCTCCCACCTTCGGTGTGGAAAATATGCTCGGAACAAACCCCCTTACCTTCGGAATACCGACCGATGAAGAATTCCCGTTTGTTCTTGACTGTGCAACGTCAATCACGCAGCGTGGGAAAATAGAGGTGTATGCAAAGCTTGGAAAACCGCTCCCGCCCGGATGGGTGATCGATGAAAACGGAAATACGATGACCGATCCGGATGAAACCCTTGAGGCGCTTACTAAAGGCAAGGCCGCTTTGACGCCGCTGGGTGGTATCGGGGAGGAAACGGCGGGATACAAGGGCTATGGCTATGCCACCGTTGTGGAAATCCTGTCTGCGGCCCTTCAGAGCGGAAGCTACCTGAAGATGCTGACGGGAATTGAAAACGGAAAGAAGGTGCCGTACCGCCTCGGACATTTCTTCATTGCAATAAATGTTTCGGCCTTTGTGGAACTGGATGAATTCAAGAAGACTGCGGGAAATATATTAAGAGAACTCAGAAATTCCAAAAAAGCCCCGGGACATGACAGAATTTACACCGCAGGAGAGAAAGAATACCTTGCATGGCTTGAAAGAAAGGAAAAGGGAATTCCGATAAACGAAGAGCTTCAGAAGGAAATAAAAACGCTGATTCGGGAATTTGATCTGAAAGGATATGATTTTCCGTTTTAA
- a CDS encoding ABC transporter ATP-binding protein, with product MRQLYQIIKNFVVKHFIHILSAFILFISASLLTMVPAKLLQLIIDKGFIAKNMKALLFWIGMLALSYLIKFVCTYYSNKNLINLGNSLLKEIKSAIYNRLMSIDMSFYTKNEVGYINSRMEEISTIDILFSNQMLGLASSVFEFIFALFILLFLNWEFLIIMLLPVPLLIWATYIISKNITVKVQASLNSAADYSGKIHETLRGMETIKSLGLEESENKKINRYNEKALGNYRTQSQAFNKFSVGMNWISTMLTVIIYLVGGIFYINGKLSMGSFIAISSYVGRLYSPVFQYTTVSVIIQPAFLSLKRVAEFFFGELEGVSETFAGKTIDEIENITFKDVTFSYSQSAKVFDKFNFSIHKGDKIQITGENGSGKSTLIRLLLKLYTPDSGTITVNGIDLKEIDRTNLISHISYVPQKSYVFNNTIHANITYGLKEYDQKYLDELIKGFGLDSVENRLKKEGDGYIGENGSRLSGGEIQKICLVRALLARRKFYILDEATSNLDEESFNYLLNIIKSSDDTWLVIDHKTDFSTIGFHKVVFKANKHT from the coding sequence ATGAGACAGCTTTATCAAATTATAAAGAATTTCGTAGTAAAGCACTTTATTCATATTTTATCTGCTTTTATACTTTTTATTTCCGCTTCATTGTTAACTATGGTGCCTGCCAAATTGTTACAGCTGATTATAGATAAAGGCTTTATTGCAAAAAATATGAAGGCCCTTTTGTTCTGGATCGGAATGCTGGCTTTATCGTATTTGATTAAATTTGTGTGTACCTATTATTCCAATAAAAACCTGATAAACCTCGGAAACAGTTTGTTAAAGGAGATCAAGTCGGCTATTTACAACAGGCTGATGAGTATCGATATGTCTTTTTACACGAAGAATGAAGTGGGGTATATAAATTCCCGGATGGAGGAAATATCCACAATTGATATTCTGTTTTCCAACCAGATGCTGGGATTAGCATCATCAGTTTTTGAATTTATATTTGCTTTGTTTATTTTATTGTTTTTAAACTGGGAGTTTCTAATTATAATGTTGCTACCGGTTCCGTTATTAATTTGGGCTACATACATTATATCCAAAAACATTACAGTAAAGGTACAGGCTTCACTGAACAGTGCGGCTGATTATTCAGGAAAAATACATGAAACTCTCAGGGGAATGGAAACCATCAAATCGCTCGGGTTGGAAGAAAGTGAAAATAAAAAGATAAACCGGTATAATGAAAAGGCATTGGGCAACTATAGGACACAGTCCCAAGCATTCAATAAGTTCAGTGTCGGAATGAACTGGATTTCGACAATGTTAACCGTGATTATCTACCTTGTAGGAGGAATTTTCTATATTAACGGGAAATTATCGATGGGAAGTTTTATTGCAATTTCTTCGTATGTCGGACGCTTATACTCGCCGGTTTTTCAGTATACAACTGTTTCTGTTATTATTCAGCCGGCTTTTCTTTCACTGAAACGTGTTGCAGAGTTCTTTTTCGGTGAACTGGAGGGAGTTTCGGAAACCTTCGCGGGGAAAACCATAGATGAAATTGAGAATATTACGTTTAAGGATGTTACGTTTTCATATTCCCAGTCTGCAAAAGTATTTGACAAATTTAATTTTTCAATTCATAAAGGGGATAAAATTCAAATCACCGGCGAAAACGGGAGCGGAAAAAGTACGCTAATAAGACTGCTGTTGAAACTTTATACCCCTGACTCAGGAACTATTACTGTCAACGGCATTGATTTGAAGGAAATTGACAGAACCAACCTTATCAGTCATATTTCCTACGTTCCACAAAAAAGCTATGTTTTCAACAATACTATTCATGCCAATATTACTTACGGACTGAAGGAATATGATCAGAAATACCTGGATGAACTTATAAAGGGATTTGGGCTGGATTCAGTTGAAAACAGGCTGAAAAAAGAGGGAGACGGTTATATCGGCGAGAACGGAAGTCGTTTATCAGGCGGGGAAATACAAAAAATATGTTTAGTCCGTGCTTTGCTGGCCAGGAGAAAATTTTATATTCTTGACGAAGCGACATCAAATTTGGACGAGGAATCTTTCAATTATTTGCTAAACATTATTAAATCTTCTGACGATACGTGGCTGGTCATCGATCATAAAACCGACTTTTCAACTATAGGTTTTCATAAGGTTGTGTTTAAAGCCAATAAACATACTTAA
- a CDS encoding 4Fe-4S cluster-binding domain-containing protein has protein sequence MSIYVKLGYEWKLVHEGEYFYLSNVLKRQLYQVDPGIRCQIIKKINDGVELDLLESEYGESWTCFKKILEKFNVIFYSNNKSAYRDNFTFGARMASNSAFLQKAIDFRTASIELNRKCDLNCPDCGDEYCFSCLGCYKDKNEGREISENVLKKGLEHLTNFSIQNFYIQGGDPLLSFDLIKSALDILRSKNCFPRIYIVSNGIHILNLNHEQLSLLKSSNSILLLVVTSETYKSSMLSNVFSILHNYDIRTEVQYRNIPGDELKTEFRNDTLKFRSDRGESIIGQQNLVKPVDISVLSKDFIENRCFYGRIHIDVTGEIKVCNGYSQGLGNVNNMDFTSIKENLKRFGMHLMTLHVALVVYI, from the coding sequence ATGAGTATTTATGTAAAGCTGGGATATGAATGGAAACTGGTTCATGAAGGTGAATATTTCTATTTATCCAATGTACTGAAACGACAACTTTATCAGGTAGACCCAGGTATACGCTGCCAAATAATCAAGAAAATAAATGACGGTGTTGAACTTGATTTATTAGAGTCAGAATATGGAGAGAGTTGGACTTGCTTTAAAAAAATATTGGAAAAATTTAATGTTATATTTTACAGTAATAATAAAAGTGCCTATCGTGACAATTTTACGTTTGGTGCACGTATGGCTTCCAACTCCGCCTTTCTTCAAAAAGCAATTGATTTTAGAACCGCATCAATTGAATTAAATAGAAAATGTGATCTGAATTGTCCCGATTGCGGAGATGAATATTGTTTTTCATGCCTTGGGTGTTACAAAGATAAAAATGAAGGCAGAGAAATATCTGAAAATGTTTTGAAAAAAGGCCTGGAACATTTAACTAATTTCAGCATTCAAAATTTTTACATCCAAGGTGGGGATCCATTACTAAGTTTTGATTTAATTAAAAGTGCTCTTGATATACTCAGATCCAAAAATTGTTTTCCAAGAATTTATATAGTTAGTAACGGTATTCACATATTAAATCTTAACCATGAGCAATTGTCTTTGTTGAAAAGTTCAAATTCAATATTGTTGCTTGTGGTGACATCTGAAACTTATAAAAGCAGTATGTTATCTAATGTATTTTCAATTTTACATAATTACGATATTCGTACGGAAGTACAGTATAGAAACATTCCGGGAGATGAACTTAAAACAGAGTTTAGAAATGACACTTTAAAATTCCGTTCTGATAGAGGTGAAAGCATTATAGGACAACAAAATCTGGTAAAGCCTGTTGATATTTCTGTGTTAAGTAAAGATTTCATCGAAAACCGTTGTTTTTATGGTCGTATTCACATTGATGTAACGGGAGAGATTAAGGTATGCAATGGATACAGTCAAGGTTTAGGTAACGTTAACAATATGGATTTTACATCAATTAAAGAAAATTTAAAAAGATTTGGAATGCACCTGATGACACTACATGTAGCTCTTGTGGTTTACATTTAA
- a CDS encoding extracellular solute-binding protein, with protein sequence MEIKKERVNCMRAKWLRIFSLALTVILIVGTLAACGTKQKDTGTTTQNTGTTENSGKQQGGETTTETKAGMEGWKPFEKNVTIKIPVYDRGVEGLPPVDNNYWTKWIQQNFGDKYNITVTFEPIPRNDVMTKYALLIAAKETPTILMEYDYPKVSQWASEGAMREISLDEFAKVAPTYYQAMVDNDLLQYTSIGGKTYFVCAVRPYAATEYKWVNFYRMDWLRKVGYDHVPTNIEEEIDALTKIKEAGLTDIEPMSLKLPTANYQANLFREFPLDEKEWAMHAGIDVAALPWEPVKKAIKKDNLYWHLGLVTKEFELNDDATERANFIAGKLYSYGGYMASYVDWLDAFYKNNPDAELAIGTVLYDDKGNITFDITDGIPSERSNTPFGMVIGFSSIASDDQLKAAWMYLEWMKQDDVLHTMQYGIEGIHYTEYDEYGYPVLKDMTGMEERLGYNDNKDYWCVVVESKERDTIEDSIAAIAPKNLPQDFTQDMIDMYYVKAEKYERGWIYPDPIFTVTIESMNEYRASLLSLFQEFYTKLVKCDPDEFDALYEELSKQYLEAGYQEIMDEKLAAYEAGNSTRLPEKSRK encoded by the coding sequence ATGGAAATTAAAAAGGAAAGGGTGAATTGCATGAGGGCTAAGTGGCTGAGAATTTTTTCACTTGCGCTGACAGTGATTTTGATTGTTGGCACTTTAGCCGCCTGCGGTACAAAACAGAAAGATACCGGTACCACTACGCAGAATACCGGTACAACCGAAAACAGTGGCAAACAACAGGGAGGAGAAACAACAACCGAAACCAAAGCCGGAATGGAAGGCTGGAAACCCTTTGAAAAGAATGTCACCATTAAAATTCCTGTTTACGACAGAGGAGTGGAAGGACTGCCTCCGGTGGATAACAACTACTGGACAAAATGGATTCAGCAGAATTTTGGCGACAAATACAATATCACCGTAACCTTTGAACCCATTCCGAGAAACGACGTTATGACAAAATATGCACTGCTGATTGCAGCAAAGGAAACGCCGACCATCCTGATGGAATACGACTATCCGAAGGTGTCCCAGTGGGCTTCGGAGGGTGCAATGAGGGAGATTAGTCTTGATGAGTTCGCAAAAGTTGCGCCTACATACTATCAGGCCATGGTGGACAATGATCTGCTGCAGTATACAAGCATAGGCGGAAAAACTTATTTTGTATGTGCAGTAAGACCATACGCCGCTACAGAGTATAAATGGGTAAACTTCTACAGAATGGACTGGTTGAGGAAAGTGGGATATGATCATGTTCCGACCAACATAGAGGAAGAAATAGATGCACTGACAAAAATTAAGGAAGCAGGGCTCACCGATATTGAACCGATGAGCCTGAAACTACCGACGGCAAACTATCAGGCAAACCTTTTCCGTGAGTTTCCGCTGGATGAAAAAGAATGGGCCATGCATGCCGGCATAGACGTGGCCGCATTACCGTGGGAACCTGTAAAGAAGGCTATTAAAAAGGATAACCTGTACTGGCACCTGGGGCTGGTTACAAAGGAATTTGAATTGAACGACGATGCTACCGAAAGGGCTAACTTCATAGCAGGTAAACTGTATTCATACGGCGGATATATGGCATCCTATGTAGACTGGCTGGATGCTTTCTATAAGAACAATCCTGACGCGGAACTGGCGATTGGTACCGTTCTGTACGATGATAAGGGCAATATTACGTTTGATATTACCGACGGAATTCCTTCCGAACGTTCCAACACACCCTTTGGTATGGTTATAGGTTTCTCGTCCATTGCTTCGGATGATCAGTTAAAAGCAGCGTGGATGTATCTTGAATGGATGAAACAGGACGATGTATTGCATACAATGCAATATGGTATTGAAGGTATCCATTACACCGAATATGATGAATACGGCTACCCCGTTCTTAAGGATATGACCGGAATGGAGGAAAGACTGGGATATAACGACAATAAGGATTACTGGTGTGTGGTTGTAGAGTCCAAAGAAAGAGATACCATCGAAGATTCGATAGCTGCGATTGCCCCGAAGAATCTGCCGCAGGATTTCACACAGGATATGATTGACATGTATTACGTAAAGGCGGAAAAATATGAGCGCGGCTGGATTTATCCCGATCCTATATTCACTGTGACAATTGAGTCGATGAATGAATACCGTGCTTCATTGCTGAGCCTGTTCCAGGAATTCTATACAAAGCTTGTAAAATGCGATCCTGATGAATTTGATGCGCTGTACGAAGAACTGAGCAAGCAATACCTTGAAGCAGGTTATCAGGAAATCATGGACGAAAAGCTGGCGGCCTATGAAGCCGGAAACAGCACAAGGCTGCCTGAAAAATCCAGGAAGTGA
- the glpK gene encoding glycerol kinase GlpK yields the protein MGKYVITLDQGTTSSRAIVFDGSGSITGMVKKEHRQIYPKPGWVEHDPEEILENQIEVLRSVVEKCNISVNDILAVGITNQRETVVLWDKNTGKPVHNAIVWQCRRSAGICDKLIKDGLEDEVHKKTGLIIDAYFSGTKLKWIFDNFPDIRKEAEKGNVYAGTIDTWLVWNLTGKRVHATDYSNASRTMLFNILSLKWDEEILKILNIPVSILPEVRPSASLFGYIDKKILGKEIPVAAVLGDQQASLFGQTCFEPGMAKNTYGTGCFLLVNTGNRAVFSKNRLLTTIAWGIDDRVDYALEGSVFIAGSAIQWLRDGLKIISTSRQCDELAEEVEDTKGVYFVPAFTGLGTPYWDMYARGAIFGLTGGVTREHIARATLEAIAYQVKDLVECMKEDSDSGLSLLKVDGGASVSDIMMQFQADILRTNVVRPKVVETTALGAAFMAGLKTGMWSGLEEISKIWAVDRVFEPQMDEERSKKLYAGWKKAVERSRGWAEN from the coding sequence GTGGGTAAATATGTTATTACGCTGGATCAGGGTACAACCAGTTCGAGGGCGATAGTATTCGACGGCTCAGGCAGCATAACAGGTATGGTGAAGAAGGAGCACAGGCAGATTTACCCGAAACCCGGGTGGGTGGAGCATGATCCGGAGGAAATACTGGAAAACCAGATTGAAGTTTTACGCAGTGTTGTTGAAAAATGCAACATATCGGTAAATGATATTTTGGCCGTGGGAATTACAAACCAGCGTGAAACCGTTGTACTGTGGGATAAAAACACAGGAAAGCCGGTGCATAATGCGATAGTCTGGCAGTGCAGAAGATCGGCGGGGATATGCGACAAGCTGATAAAAGACGGTTTGGAGGATGAAGTACATAAAAAAACCGGCCTGATAATAGATGCATATTTTTCAGGCACAAAGCTAAAATGGATTTTTGACAATTTTCCCGATATAAGAAAGGAAGCCGAAAAAGGAAATGTTTACGCCGGAACGATAGACACATGGCTTGTCTGGAATTTAACGGGGAAAAGGGTTCATGCGACAGACTATTCAAACGCCTCGAGAACAATGCTTTTCAATATTCTGAGTCTTAAATGGGACGAAGAAATCCTAAAAATTCTCAACATTCCGGTGTCAATTCTTCCCGAAGTCAGGCCGTCAGCCTCACTGTTCGGTTATATTGATAAAAAAATTCTTGGAAAAGAAATCCCGGTTGCGGCGGTATTGGGTGATCAGCAGGCATCCCTTTTCGGACAGACATGTTTTGAGCCCGGTATGGCAAAGAATACATACGGTACCGGGTGTTTCCTTCTGGTCAATACAGGAAACAGGGCTGTTTTTTCAAAGAACAGATTATTAACCACAATTGCGTGGGGGATTGATGACAGGGTTGACTATGCACTGGAGGGCAGTGTGTTCATAGCGGGTTCCGCCATCCAGTGGCTTAGGGACGGTCTTAAAATAATAAGCACGTCAAGGCAGTGTGACGAGCTTGCCGAAGAGGTGGAAGACACAAAAGGTGTTTACTTCGTTCCCGCTTTTACAGGTCTCGGTACACCGTACTGGGACATGTACGCAAGGGGAGCCATATTCGGCCTTACAGGCGGCGTAACCCGCGAACACATCGCCAGGGCCACCCTTGAGGCAATAGCGTACCAGGTGAAGGATCTGGTTGAATGCATGAAAGAGGATTCAGACAGTGGTTTGAGTCTGCTCAAGGTGGACGGCGGGGCAAGCGTAAGTGATATTATGATGCAGTTCCAGGCCGATATTCTGCGCACTAATGTGGTGAGGCCAAAAGTGGTGGAAACCACCGCCCTTGGTGCGGCGTTTATGGCAGGCCTTAAGACCGGTATGTGGTCCGGCCTTGAGGAAATATCGAAAATATGGGCGGTGGATCGCGTTTTTGAGCCGCAAATGGATGAGGAGCGGAGCAAAAAACTTTATGCGGGCTGGAAAAAAGCCGTTGAACGCTCGCGCGGATGGGCTGAAAATTAA